One stretch of Armigeres subalbatus isolate Guangzhou_Male chromosome 2, GZ_Asu_2, whole genome shotgun sequence DNA includes these proteins:
- the LOC134214228 gene encoding uncharacterized protein LOC134214228 isoform X1 translates to MATAMASGVPTEEYCRCCLTEVSDLLFDVFAILEESKGPICELIATICGITITENDETSKNICGDCLRDLVNTFRFRERCLRANQIVQPKPVQDAVVPQVEKCDPELTEENLANAEKATVSKEDKETQTDKVVNVQQNKQRQNKKSFKYYKYRSTFANKHKPSGNFRIHKCPFQCNICWRRFKQPQDLLMHRGSSHLAGDHFGKITLNLNHRGQWF, encoded by the exons ATGGCTACAGCAATGGCCAGCGGCGTTCCAACGGAGGAATACTGCCGTTGTTGTCTGACAGAAGTGTCTGATCTACTATTCGATGTGTTTGCCATTCTAGAGGAATCCAAGGGTCCGATCTGCGAGTTAATTGCCACGATTTGCGGAATCACC ATTACGGAAAATGACGAAACGTCGAAAAACATTTGCGGCGACTGTTTGAGGGATTTGGTCAACACGTTCCGATTCCGTGAGCGCTGTCTTCGTGCTAATCAGATCGTACAACCAAAACCAGTTCAGGACGCCGTGGTACCTCAAGTAGAAAAATGTGATCCGGAATTGACTGAGGAGAATCTGGCTAACGCTGAGAAGGCAACTGTTTCGAAGGAAGATAAGGAAACGCAAACAGACAAAGTTGTCAACGTGCAGCAGAACAAACAAAGACAGAACAAGAAAAGTTTCAAGTACTACAAGTACCGTAGTACATTCGCTAACAAACATAAGCCGTCGGGTAATTTTCGTATTCACAAATGTCCGTTTCAGTGCAACATCTGCTGGAGAAGATTTAAACAACCGCAGGATCTGCTGATGCACAGAGGCTCTTCCCATCTCGCAGGCGACCATTTCGGCAAAATCACCTTGAACCTGAACCATCGGGGACAGTGGTTCTAA
- the LOC134214228 gene encoding uncharacterized protein LOC134214228 isoform X2 — protein MATAMASGVPTEEYCRCCLTEVSDLLFDVFAILEESKGPICELIATICGITITENDETSKNICGDCLRDLVNTFRFRERCLRANQIVQPKPVQDAVVPQVEKCDPELTEENLANAEKATVSKEDKETQTDKVVNVQQNKQRQNKKSFKYYKYRMQHLLEKI, from the exons ATGGCTACAGCAATGGCCAGCGGCGTTCCAACGGAGGAATACTGCCGTTGTTGTCTGACAGAAGTGTCTGATCTACTATTCGATGTGTTTGCCATTCTAGAGGAATCCAAGGGTCCGATCTGCGAGTTAATTGCCACGATTTGCGGAATCACC ATTACGGAAAATGACGAAACGTCGAAAAACATTTGCGGCGACTGTTTGAGGGATTTGGTCAACACGTTCCGATTCCGTGAGCGCTGTCTTCGTGCTAATCAGATCGTACAACCAAAACCAGTTCAGGACGCCGTGGTACCTCAAGTAGAAAAATGTGATCCGGAATTGACTGAGGAGAATCTGGCTAACGCTGAGAAGGCAACTGTTTCGAAGGAAGATAAGGAAACGCAAACAGACAAAGTTGTCAACGTGCAGCAGAACAAACAAAGACAGAACAAGAAAAGTTTCAAGTACTACAAGTACCGTA TGCAACATCTGCTGGAGAAGATTTAA